The following proteins are co-located in the Streptomyces sp. NBC_01198 genome:
- a CDS encoding MFS transporter, whose translation MTTSAVPAQADQRATYRDVLAERRFRLLFSTRTLAVTADSLRITTFSVLVFTNTGSALFSALAFGVGFLPQLFGSVLLGSLADRLPPRALIAGGYALECAAALLLALLPMPVAASLAVVALVALVTPVFGGVSSRLVAQWLEGDAYVLGRSLNNIASSGAQLVGLALGGAAVAALGPHRAIAVSGALYLGCALAIRLRLPWLAPGAPRDARGGGGAVRASLRGAGLLLRGRPVRRLMLAQWLPSAFVAGAEGLIVAYAGGRHFAPGRYAVLMACLPVGMLIGDLLVGRLLGPDTRERLVVPLVALMGLPLLGFSMEPGVVLSSCLLLLCGFGFAYGLGVQRPFLDALPQDGQGQAFGLLGSGNMTLQGVGPVCFGAVAAGIGTGGAMALAGVAAVLTAGWILSWHAPTSPAPVEGCSTGSKGDTEHHA comes from the coding sequence ATGACGACATCCGCCGTACCCGCACAGGCCGACCAGCGGGCAACCTACCGGGACGTGCTGGCCGAACGCCGATTCCGGCTGCTCTTCTCGACGCGCACCCTCGCGGTCACCGCGGACTCGCTGCGCATCACCACCTTCTCGGTGCTGGTCTTCACGAACACCGGCTCCGCACTGTTCAGCGCACTGGCCTTCGGCGTCGGCTTCCTGCCGCAGCTGTTCGGCTCGGTGCTACTGGGTTCACTGGCCGACCGCCTGCCGCCACGCGCGCTCATCGCCGGCGGCTATGCGCTGGAGTGCGCCGCCGCCCTGCTGCTCGCTCTGCTGCCGATGCCGGTCGCGGCGAGCCTGGCCGTCGTGGCCCTGGTCGCTCTCGTCACACCGGTGTTCGGTGGCGTGTCGAGTCGGCTGGTCGCGCAGTGGCTGGAGGGTGACGCCTATGTGCTGGGCCGTTCGCTGAACAACATCGCCTCCTCGGGCGCGCAACTAGTCGGCCTGGCCCTTGGCGGCGCTGCCGTCGCCGCTCTCGGCCCGCACCGCGCAATCGCGGTGAGCGGCGCACTGTATCTGGGCTGCGCGCTCGCCATCCGACTCCGGCTGCCCTGGTTGGCGCCGGGGGCGCCCCGCGACGCCCGAGGCGGTGGCGGAGCCGTCCGGGCGAGCCTGCGCGGTGCCGGCCTGCTGCTGCGCGGACGCCCGGTGCGACGGCTGATGTTGGCCCAGTGGCTGCCGTCCGCGTTTGTCGCCGGCGCGGAGGGTCTGATCGTCGCCTACGCGGGCGGACGCCACTTCGCGCCGGGCCGTTACGCGGTGCTGATGGCCTGTCTGCCGGTCGGCATGCTGATCGGTGACCTGCTGGTCGGCCGACTCCTCGGGCCAGATACCCGGGAGCGACTTGTGGTCCCGCTGGTCGCCCTGATGGGGCTGCCACTGCTCGGCTTCTCCATGGAGCCCGGTGTGGTCCTTTCGTCCTGCCTGCTGCTGCTCTGCGGCTTCGGATTCGCCTACGGTCTCGGCGTGCAACGTCCCTTCCTTGACGCCTTGCCGCAGGACGGCCAGGGCCAGGCCTTCGGGCTGCTCGGCTCCGGCAATATGACGCTGCAGGGCGTCGGGCCGGTTTGCTTCGGTGCCGTGGCCGCGGGCATCGGAACCGGCGGCGCAATGGCGCTGGCGGGTGTTGCGGCAGTGCTCACCG